The following coding sequences lie in one Miscanthus floridulus cultivar M001 chromosome 9, ASM1932011v1, whole genome shotgun sequence genomic window:
- the LOC136483051 gene encoding cytochrome P450 716A1-like — protein MLFLLIWDDMNVKTKCGKQDTYGLISTLHSTIYLHKQTFKYPTPLTNPQVSSCSLQPSPSILPMAFIVLLAAAAAIAFLLHFVTKNHRSCSTYNLPPGNLGIPVIGQTFSLLHALRTNTDDQWFRTRIKRYGPVSKMSVLGSPTVLLAGTAANHFIFTNEGLILTQTRALRSLLRRSILTLTGDELKQVRSALQGYLRPEMVRRYVGKMDGEVRRQLKLNWVGRNTVNVLPLARSLTLGVICSVVFGEEASAIVDALATDFQLLGDAILSFPVNIPFTRFGKGMRSSANIRETIVMFAKKREESLLDERCTISTTDFVTYMLVLRSKGAHSLTLEDIVDNVMGIIIGAHGTTSALITFMMRHLANEPDVLAKITEEQDEIANKKATDGALTWEDVSRMKYTWRVAFETLRTVPPVFGSFRTATKDIEYQGYHIPKGWKVFAAQSITHMDSRFFTEPTKFDPSRFEKRSSIPPYSFLPFGGGPRMCPGTEFSRVETMVAMHYLVTQFRWKLCFKDEAYKKDPKPTPVFGCPVELELREPPTMTHDA, from the exons ATGCTTTTCCTACTCATTTGGGATGACATGAATGTCAAAACTAAATGTGGAAAACAAGATACATATGGATTAATCTCCACTTTACACAGCACTATATATCTACACAAGCAGACTTTTAAGTATCCAACGCCGCTAACCAACCCCCAAGTTTCATCGTGCTCCCTGCAACCCTCTCCCAGCATACTTCCAATGGCTTTCATCGTGCTCCTTGCAGCTGCAGCAGCGATAGCCTTTCTCCTCCACTTCGTCACCAAAAACCACAGGTCTTGCTCAACCTACAATCTCCCTCCCGGCAACCTCGGCATCCCGGTCATCGGCCAGACCTTCTCCCTCCTCCACGCTCTACGCACCAACACAGACGACCAGTGGTTCCGGACGCGGATAAAGAGATATGGTCCGGTGTCCAAGATGTCCGTGCTGGGCTCGCCGACAGTGCTGCTCGCTGGGACGGCGGCCAACCATTTCATATTCACCAACGAGGGCCTCATCCTCACGCAGACGCGTGCGCTTCGCTCCCTCCTCCGGCGCTCCATTCTGacgctcaccggcgacgagctgaaGCAGGTGCGTAGTGCACTGCAGGGGTACCTGAGGCCTGAGATGGTCAGAAGGTACGTGGGGAAGATGGACGGCGAGGTCAgaaggcagctgaagctcaactGGGTTGGTCGCAACACTGTCAAC GTCCTGCCGCTGGCAAGGAGTCTTACGCTTGGGGTCATCTGCTCTGTTGTCTTTGGCGAAGAAGCATCCGCCATAGTAGATGCCCTTGCTACCGACTTCCAGTTGCTAGGTGATGCAATCTTGTCATTTCCAGTGAACATACCCTTCACCAGATTCGGCAAAGGCATGAGGTCCAGTGCTAATATTAGGGAAACCATCGTAATGTTTGCCAAGAAGAGGGAGGAGTCATTGTTGGACGAACGATGCACTATTTCCACCACTGACTTTGTCACCTACATGCTCGTTCTGCGCTCCAAGGGTGCGCATTCCCTCACCCTAGAAGACATTGTTGACAACGTGATGGGCATTATCATCGGCGCACACGGTACCACCTCAGCTCTAATCACCTTCATGATGCGCCACCTCGCAAATGAGCCAGACGTCCTTGCTAAAATCACTGAAG AGCAAGATGAGATCGCAAATAAAAAAGCAACAGATGGTGCTCTAACTTGGGAAGATGTTTCAAGGATGAAGTACACATGGAGGGTGGCATTCGAGACACTGCGGACAGTGCCTCCAGTATTTGGGAGCTTCCGAACGGCTACCAAGGACATTGAATATCAGGGCTATCACATCCCCAAAGGCTGGAAA GTCTTCGCAGCCCAAAGCATTACACATATGGATTCCAGGTTCTTCACTGAACCCACCAAGTTTGACCCATCTCGCTTTGAGAAGCGCTCATCAATCCCACCATACAGCTTCTTGCCGTTTGGGGGAGGGCCAAGAATGTGCCCTGGAACTGAGTTTTCTAGGGTAGAAACAATGGTGGCCATGCACTATCTAGTGACACAGTTCAGGTGGAAGTTGTGCTTCAAAGATGAAGCCTACAAGAAGGATCCGAAGCCTACGCCTGTTTTTGGATGTCCAGTGGAATTGGAGTTAAGAGAACCCCCTACAATGACTCATGATGCTTGA
- the LOC136484324 gene encoding uncharacterized protein yields the protein MAVSHLTPVVPRPPPSTLMAARRRDASLPPCGARPVPSTLAQRSPTTPRQSARSSASSLQGPGPRCRARLHVRRCRFGVVPEQGDGTHHLLLRTSRCRPWTDEQYVGHIQRSCVNGCFPR from the exons ATGGCTGTGTCGCACCTCACCCCGGTCGTGCCGCGTCCGCCTCCCAGCACCCTCATGGCCGCGCGACGACGCGATGCCTCACTCCCGCCGTGCGGAGCCCGCCCTGTCCCATCCACGCTGGCGCAGAGAAGCCCGACGACTCCGCGCCAGAGCGCACGCTCTTCGGCTTCAAGCCTTCAAGGACCCGGCCCCCGATGCCGAGCCCGCCTCCACGTGCGACGGTGCCGCTTTGGCGTCGTTCCAGAACAGGGAGATGGTACTCATCACCTGCTCCTGCGCACATCAC GATGCAGGCCATGGACAGACGAGCAATACGTAGGCCATATACAGAGAAGCTGCGTAAATGGGTGCTTTCCTAGGTAG